TAGGGACGAATGTGAGATTGACCCTTGCAGAGGAGATTATAGAGAGTATCAAGAAGAAAACCATAAAGTACCGGACCTTTTCActgataacaaaaaatatagagatGGCATCTGAGGATGCCGTCGAAAAATGTTTAAGCCAAATTTGGAATtatgtaaaatttgtaaaaagaGTGAAACGTTTTGGGACGGTGGAGGTGAGGTTTGATTCAGAAGAGGAAGCCTTAAGTTATTCTTCCACACCCCTGAAGTCGGATGAACTGGTGTTACTTCCGACCTATCTCGGAAGAAGGACATCTAGAATCAGAAATGAAGAAATCCCTCCTGAAATTGACAAGATGTGGTTGATAGCTGCATAATGTTGAacgtaaaagaaaatggaataacaTTGAGAGCAACCGAGACAGCTAAATTAATAGGGTTATGGCCTGGAAGTAACAATCCAGGTCACCCCAAGTGACCAAGAAACGATCCCACATCAAATCATCCTGCCAGACGAAACCAAACTGAGACTTAGTGTAGAGGGCAAAAGCCCAAGGTGTTATGAATGTGGGAAAAAGGGTCACTTAAAGGCCAAGTGCCCTCACGTTTCGCATCATGAGGCACACCCTGCTCCTAGCATACCATCACAACCAAAAGAGCCAATGagtatcggctgaatggacgtcagtcattggttgaaattacagaactacaactttaacatgaaataacttgcgatgtacgtttttttgttaagaagactaagagaaaaagatgttttatatgacacattctaccagtgtcccaagtttcaaagtgtttcgttaagaaaatactggtgcccccgttttgaacaagatccctaATTCAGTTCTATTtggttagaaatatttcaaataaatggaaaccagttttttttttcgagtattgtatggaaaaaaaaaatggtttaataaTTAGCTTGCAATTTCAAAAGAATATCATCAAGAAACGTCATGAAAAGAATTAAGACTATTCTAACGAAATAAAACccataaaagataaagatttcTGTAAAACGTAATTTCGAATAGTAAACCTACACACAAACTTAAATTTCCTCCCCACTCACTGAATATGAAAGCTATGTAGTAAAATGCCTTGATTAGATCTGACAATAGAAATTTCACNNNNNNNNNNTGAAAGCTATGTAGTAAAATGCCTTGATTAGATCTGACAATAGAAATTTTACCGATAATCTGCAGATATCCAGAAACCAAATGCGTAGAAAGTTTCAGCTGATCAAGTGTAATTTTcctaaataaaatgtcaaatgggAGTGGTGACAAAGAATTTTAAGTTTGCGTTTCAGATTTATATGAAACTGTTCAGAAAATGCAGGATATCCTTATACATACATCttgacaaagatttttttttttttgtacatatagttttatttcactttatgcGATACTAGTCACCACTAAATTGGGAAGgatttatttctaatatctcaAACGAATTACTGCTTAAAATATCTTCGCAATCGTTCTATATGTAAATACTGCCTGATCAAGAGGTATTTGAGGTGGTGGCTTGATTGGACTAAGTCAGTTATTGTCACCGCTAACTATCAGATTCTAAACAAAAAAAGCACGACAGAAGCAATATTGATATTTGTCCCCACTTAGACGTGTATCTTTTTTAAATggaactatactgcagtagacaCCATGAGATAAACAGTGCAAAATGCACTCGTTTATATCGCTTGTGGAGGAGAGATCCTGCGAGCAATATAAACAATGCATTTTGCACAGTTTCTCTCATGGtgtctaccacagtatagtttgttctaacagaaaatCTACGTtcaagtgggaataaatatttccTCCCTGAAATAGGAGAAATACTTTGGATTCTTTAAAGACGTTCTTTGCGAGGTTCCATCTACTGCTGCAAATTAAAGATTTTCAACTTACTTTATATGAACGTAATTCACTAAGATAATTCATTTAAAGTTATTAGCTTCTTCCAGATActtccttttgcttttttttttgtggcaatAAGGGCGTAGATGCAATGCAACAATTATTCCAGTTATGCCATAGATATTTTCTATATCTCGGCTACTGTAGTCATCCTGTTATCCAAACAAATCCATCTAAATCTCTAGAAACTTTAACACGCTTTAAGCTGTTAGCAAGTAatccaacaataaaaaaattaaaaaagctaGAAATTACTTGAAACTGGTAATCTTTCGGAAGATTGTACCATTCTGGCAAAAACCGACTCAGATGCATAGTGAGTTTCGAGTTGGTACAGATCCCTTAATGAAGCCAAAATGATTACCGTTAGAAAAGTATTACGTTTCAAGTGTACTGATGGCGGTAAAGCTGCTAATTCTACGATTTTACAGATTGGAAAGTGAATAGAAATTTACGAAATATCAAAGTAGACACATGGAATTGAATTTAGACAGCGGAGCATGTGGGCACTTCCCTAAGTCCAAGTCGATAGCGGTCACAATAAGCAATCTTAATTTGAGAAAAAACATTTTCTAGCATAGTCGAGAAAATAATCTCGTCAAGCAGTAACATTTGCTATACAAACCATTGTGGACGGTTAATTCATACTTTGAAGCGAATTGAAATTTTTATNNNNNNNNNNNNNNNNNNNNNNNNNNNNNNNNNNNNNNNNNNNNNNNNNNNNNNNNNNNNNNNNNNNNNNNNNNNNNNNNNNNNNNNNNNNNNNNNNNNNNNNNNNNNNNNNNNNNNNNNNNNNNNNNNNNNNNNNNNNNNNNNNNNNNNNNNNNNNNNNNNNNNNNNNNNNNNNNNNNNNNNNNNNNNNNNNNNNNNNNNNNNNNNNNNNNNNNNNNNNNNNNNNNNNNNNNNNNNNNNNNNNNNNNNNNNNNNNNNNNNNNNNNNNNNNNNNNNNNNNNNNNNNNNNNNNNNNNNNNNNNNNNNNNNNNNNNNNNNNNNNNNNNNNNNNNNNNNNNNNNNNNNNNNNNNNNNNNNNNNNNNNNNNNNNNNNNNNNNNNNNNNNNNNNNNNNNNNNNNNNNNNNNNNNNNNNNNNNNNNNNNNNNNNNNNNNNNNNNNNNNNNNNNNNNNNNNNNNNNNNNNNNNNNNNNNNNNNNNNNNNNNNNNNNNNNNNNNNNNNNNNNNNNNNNNNNNNNNNNNNNNNNNNNNNNNNNNNNNNNNNNNNNNNNNNNNNNNNNNNNNNNNNNNNNNNNNNNNNNNNNNNNNNNNNNNNNNNNNNNNNNNNNNNNNNNNNNNNNNNNNNNNNNNNNNNNNNNNNNNNNNNNNNNNNNNNNNNNNNNNNNNNNNNNNNNNNNNNNNNNNNNNNNNNNNNNNNNNNNNNNNNNNNNNNNNNNNNNNNNNNNNNNNNNNNNNNNNNNNNNNNNNNNNNNNNNNNNNNNNNNNNNNNNNNNNNNNNNNNNNNNNNNNNNNNNNNNNNNNNNNNNNNNNNNNNNNNNNNNNNNNNNNNNNNNNNNNNNNNNNNNNNNNNNNNNNNNNNNNNNNNNNNNNNNNNNNNNNNNNNNNNNNNNNNNNNNNNNNNNNNNNNNNNNNNNNNNNNNNNNNNNNNNNNNNNNNNNNNNNNNNNNNNNNNNNNNNNNNNNNNNNNNNNNNNNNNNNNNNNNNNNNNNNNNNNNNNNNNNNNNNNNNNNNNNNNNNNNNNNNNNNNNNNNNNNNNNNNNNNNNNNNNNNNNNNNNNNNNNNNNNNNNNNNNNNNNNNNNNNNNNNNNNNNNNNNNNNNNNNNNNNNNNNNNNNNNNNNNNNNNNNNNNNNNNNNNNNNNNNNNNNNNNNNNNNNNNNNNNNNNNNNNNNNNNNNNNNNNNNNNNNNNNNNNNNNNNNNNNNNNNNNNNNNNNNNNNNNNNNNNNNNNNNNNNNNNNNNNNNNNNNNNNNNNNNNNNNNNNNNNNNNNNNNNNNNNNNNNNNNNNNNNNNNNNNNNNNNNNNNNNNNNNNNNNNNNNNNNNNNNNNNNNNNNNNNNNNNNNNNNNNNNNNNNNNNNNNNNNNNNNNNNNNNNNNNNNNNNNNNNNNNNNNNNNNNNNNNNNNNNNNNNNNNNNNNNNNNNNNNNNNNNNNNNNNNNNNNNNNNNNNNNNNNNNNNNNNNNNNNNNNNNNNNNNNNNNNNNNNNNNNNNNNNNNNNNNNNNNNNNNNNNNNNNNNNNNNNNNNNNNNNNNNNNNNNNNNNNNNNNNNNNNNNNNNNNNNNNNNNNNNNNNNNNNNNNNNNNNNNNNNNAGAAATTAGtcacaacagaaataaaatttatacggTAAATTAGGAACGAGTATGTATGCTCCTTACTTCATAATAGTCACAGAAAAACTTTTCAACGAAGATAAAGGACAGCCGGCAGATATTTATCGTAGTCAAAGTGATCCTCCTCAAGCAGGATGCAATAGTTGCCATTGCGGAAATaggttatataaataaatcattgtgGGCGTTAGTCGTCACATCAGTACGATGCTTCAAGGTTCGTTCACATTTTAAAGCAAATTGAAATGTCTAGATGGATTCCCATTGCCCGGTTTCATTCTAAGATAAATTATTCATATTAGTAAAAAGCGGAATGAAACAGCCTCACATAAACCGGTTATTTTCGTTGGagcagtattttaaaaatataagcgAGTAACAATATAAAGCAGTTATTAGAAGGAATTGTAAGTATTTCAAATACACCATTCTACAGTTTATCGTATTCTTCCagcttttgtattaaatatataggtATTGCTATCaagaaaagatggagaaaattAGATAAGAGACAGTATATGGAAATTCCAAATTGGTAAAGGTTGGTAAAACTAACGTAACTTCTCAGACAGCCGTCGTTGTAATAATTGCTTTGGGCGATAGCTTGGAGACCGCAGCCTGGAGATTTATAAATGCAACACGAATCTGGGAGATTGTGGTCACCCAAAACTCTGAACCATTCACTCGACGAATAAATACCACAACAAATCATTTCGCGTTGTGTCGTGTTCCATGCAATTTGCGAAGTGGGATTCTTGAGATAATTCATTTGAGCCGATTTCATGCGCTTGTTAATTTCACCGTGTACGTAACCCTTCGCTCCGATACCGACCATACCAGTAAAAATTTGCACAATTGCTAGTATTAACACAAAATATGTCATAATAGATAAGCCCTTAGAGCTATTTAGTATTAACGATCCGATGCCAAACATTGCAAGAAGGAAGTAGAGGGTTCCCGAACACAGCAGCAGAATAGAAAAAAGCTGAAAATGGCCACCAAATGTATTTATAGGTCCACCGTATTCCATCTGTATAACGACTCCAAATGCAATTGTGAAGACGGCACCGCATAACAATACACAACTAAGAACTCCAAAGCAACATCTCATGCCGTTTCTTGTCCACTGTTTCACCGATTCTGCAGGGATAGTAGCCATTACGTTACTACTTGCTGTGTGTCTCTGGCTTTTcattaacaattatttataaGTGTTTCAGTAGcgtatctttgttttgtttgccaggaaataatttaaatatgaaaagacTATCTGGCTGTCGAAAGCGGTGgtattgaaaagatgaaaataagatgaaatcTGGGATTAGTCTAATATATTGAAGAGGGCAATAAAgatacatttgttttattatttcccaTAAAGGGTGAACAAAGAGGGGAGACAGCACAAACAAACTTTGGGGTCGACAAATgagatataaaaatttaaatgggTTATAAGATTAATCGAATGATTTTATTACTATCcatgaaggacaaacacagaggggacagtacaatttctttattacccagaAGGGGCCAACATGGAGGGGACAGTACAATGTGATTTGGGGGTCAtataaaacgaaatgaaaaaaattaaaataatcatgaatttatcGAATGGGACACAAAAGACAATAACAAACGTTAAGGACAGAATGAGGTTAAAAAGCCAGTCCGACCCCACGAGCTCTGCCTTTTTAACCAACaccttgtatttttctttatatcatgTTCACGCAGGGTCTTTCACACCCAGCATCCGTGCAACACGCATCCATCGTTTTTTAAACACACTCTCAGACAGACATCTTCTTTCCAGCaccacttttcttttcaagtgaaacttaaaAAAGTTCACCAAAGAGGGTGGGGGGGNNNNNNNNNNNNNNNNNNNNNNNNNNNNNNNNNNNNNNNNNNNNNNNNNNNNNNNNNNNNNNNNNNNNNNNNNNNNNNNNNNNNNNNNNNNNNNNNNNNNATCCCTTAATGAAGCCAAAATGATTACCGTTAGAAAAGTATTACGTTTCAGGTGTGCTGATGGCGGTAAAGCTGCTAATTCTTCGATTTTACAGATTGGAAAGTGAATAGAAATTTACGAAATATCAAAGTAGACACATGGAATTGAATTTAGACAGCGGAGCATGTGGGCACTTCCCTAAGTCCAAGTCGATAGCGGTCACAATAAGCAATCTTAATTTGAGAAAAAACATTTTCTAGCATAGTCGAGAAAATAATCTCGTCAAGCAGTAACATTTGCTATACAAACCATTGTGGACGGTTAATTCATACTTTGAAGCgaattgaaatttttataaaGCGATACACAaactattcatttatatttaggCATGTCACTTCAACTGTTAATCTCTTCGACAAAAAGTGTCAATTAACACGTAAACTCTTATGCAACTGTTAGAGTTAATCTGAATTACAAAAAGGTACATCCATAATTATGCAAacaaattttcataaatattatgaaGCCAAAATTAGGCTAGATGCTTCTTGAAGGAGGGGACTAAACAGTTTCTAGCACTTAAGCTAATCAAAGACTTTAGCCATATAGGTTCGCACAAATTCTACAATTAAGTGTCCCGAGCATGACCGTCGTATATCTggaacaacattttttttttatcccaagaTGGTAGGGTTGCAGTTCAGTGATTTTGACTGGCTCTTTAAATTTGAATGGAAGCATAAGGTGATTCACTTAATGTTTTTCCTCAAATATAAGAATCATCGATAAGCAAAATAAGTTACTAACTGACGAACATGGAAACAAAGCAACACATTTAAATATGGAATAAATTTTTAGCTTTAAAAGTTCATTATTAAAAGAAACCAAgtacaaaattaaaaatcaaatgaacTGGAAAAGGAGTAAAAATTGTAATCAAGATAATTGAGACAGAGGAAA
The genomic region above belongs to Octopus bimaculoides isolate UCB-OBI-ISO-001 chromosome 2, ASM119413v2, whole genome shotgun sequence and contains:
- the LOC106871157 gene encoding CD63 antigen, giving the protein MATIPAESVKQWTRNGMRCCFGVLSCVLLCGAVFTIAFGVVIQMEYGGPINTFGGHFQLFSILLLCSGTLYFLLAMFGIGSLILNSSKGLSIMTYFVLILAIVQIFTGMVGIGAKGYVHGEINKRMKSAQMNYLKNPTSQIAWNTTQREMICCGIYSSSEWFRVLGDHNLPDSCCIYKSPGCGLQAIAQSNYYNDGCLRSYVSFTNLYQFGISIYCLLSNFLHLFLIAIPIYLIQKLEEYDKL